Proteins from a genomic interval of Xylocopa sonorina isolate GNS202 chromosome 6, iyXylSono1_principal, whole genome shotgun sequence:
- the LOC143424344 gene encoding uncharacterized protein LOC143424344 translates to MVASDEGIAWFVREAMDSRGRIKLGKLSRSRMSRVAVSVAKLKQCVRKQPAKIRKCMCLPSNYALVEFPVVWSELRANQQLCDGAIRCAEGRVFPVHRAILSAVSPYFKALFINSLKGGKTETTEVVIDSVPGEIFSLILDYAYTGTCNVNDDNVEQLLPLADQFEVLGVVQLCCQFLLQELRPENCLGIFKFARHYFCLDLEAKGRKYIRHHFKRILQESPEFKELTSKELEAILRDDELNVKNEEIVFEAVKTWLEHDVEERRPYLPRLLKCVRYGLMSYNYFANNVLTWKIIAEDDLCRKVLTPAKQYLNEQEAKQESGEIDLKNPLVKPRIPYEILFAIGGWSAGSPTNFVETYDTRVDRWFLSVSTDATPRAYHGLCALDNLIYMIGGFDGNQHFNTVKCFDPVTREWRERACMYHARCYVSVCTHGGKIYALGGYNGRSRMSSGERYEPQRNQWEMIPSMHRQRSDASAAALQDKIYIVGGFSGREVLNSAEVFDVETNQWSYIHPMIHPRSGVSLVAFRDSLYVLGGFNGFIRLSSGERYNPNHSEDWHEVPEMFSPRSNFATVILDDMIFVVGGFNGSTTIAYAECYDPDSNEWYDASPMNLNRSALSACVITGLENAHEYSYHGKARDFGQGQASSENPEKTVQGGEGAMETDANVSTQEGETVNYGEHVQREVSPMNEMAESVGNFLG, encoded by the exons ATGGTGGCCAGCGACGAGGGGATCGCGTGGTtcgtccgcgaggcgatggacaGCCGCGGCAGGATCAAGCTGGGGAAGCTGTCACGCAGCCGTATGTCGCGGGTAGCCGTTTCCGTTGCGAAGCTGAAGCAGTGCGTCAGGAAGCAGCCGGCTAAAATAAGGAAATGCATGTGCCTTCCATCCAATTACGCCCTCGTTGAATTCCCCGTGGTCTGGTCCGAGCTTAG AGCGAACCAACAGCTGTGCGACGGTGCAATAAGATGCGCCGAGGGCCGCGTTTTCCCGGTGCATCGTGCCATTTTATCCGCGGTCAGTCCGTACTTCAAGGCGCTCTTCATCAACAGCCTGAAAGGCGGGAAAACGGAGACCACGGAGGTCGTGATCGATTCGGTGCCCGGCGAGATTTTCAGCCTGATCCTCGATTACGCTTACACTGGCACGTGTAACGTGAACGACGACAATGTCGAGCAACTTTTACCGTTGGCTGATCAGTTCGAGGTCCTCGGTGTAGTCCAGCTCTGCTGTCAGTTTCTGCTTCAGGAGCTTCGACCAGAAAATTGTTTGG GTATCTTCAAATTCGCGCGGCACTATTTCTGCCTCGACCTGGAAGCGAAGGGCCGGAAATACATTCGCCATCACTTTAAGCGGATACTGCAAGAGAGCCCGGAATTCAAAGAGCTGACGAGCAAAGAACTCGAGGCGATTCTACGCGACGACGAGCTGAACGTTAAAAACGAGGAAATAGTTTTCGAGGCCGTTAAAACCTGGTTGGAGCACGACGTCGAAGAAAGGAGGCCCTATTTGCCTAGGCTCTTGAAATGTGTGCGCTACGGTCTGATGAGCTACAACTACTTCGCGAACAATGTTCTCACGTGGAAGATCATAGCCGAGGATGAC CTATGCCGGAAAGTGTTAACCCCCGCCAAACAGTATCTAAACGAGCAAGAAGCGAAGCAAGAAAGCGGTGAGATCGACCTGAAAAACCCGTTGGTGAAGCCTCGCATCCCGTACGAGATCCTGTTCGCGATCGGCGGATGGAGCGCCGGTTCTCCTACCAATTTCGTCGAGACCTACGACACGAG AGTTGACAGATGGTTTCTATCAGTGAGCACGGACGCGACACCGAGGGCTTATCACGGGCTATGCGCTCTGGACAATCTGATCTACATGATCGGCGGGTTCGACGGCAATCAGCACTTCAACACGGTCAAATGCTTCGACCCGGTGACGAGGGAGTGGCGGGAAAGGGCGTGCATGTACCACGCGAGGTGTTACGTCAGCGTTTGCACCCATG GAGGGAAGATTTATGCGCTCGGGGGTTACAACGGCCGATCCAGGATGAGCTCAGGGGAACGATACGAACCGCAAAGGAACCAATGGGAGATGATACCGTCGATGCATCGGCAGAGATCGGACGCGAGCGCTGCAGCGTTGCAGGACAAGATTTACATCGTTGGCGGTTTCAGCGGCCGCGAGGTACTCAATTCCGCGGAGGTGTTCGACGTGGAGACGAATCAGTGGAGCTACATCCATCCGATGATCCATCCGCGATCAGGAGTGTCTTTGGTCGCCTTCCGGGACAGCCTCTACGTCTTGGGCGGCTTCAATGGCTTCATCAGGCTTAGCTCTG GGGAGCGTTACAATCCAAACCACTCGGAGGATTGGCACGAGGTTCCAGAGATGTTCAGCCCCCGCAGCAATTTCGCCACCGTCATACTGGACGACATGATATTCGTCGTCGGAGGTTTCAATG GCTCGACGACGATTGCGTACGCGGAATGCTACGACCCGGATAGCAACGAATGGTACGATGCATCACCAATGAACTTGAATCGAAGTGCCCTCAGCGCTTGCGTTATCACCGGCTTAGAGAACGCGCATGAATACTCTTATCACGGCAAGGCACGTGATTTTGGTCAGG GTCAAGCGTCGTCCGAAAATCCAGAGAAAACTGTTCAGGGTGGAGAGGGTGCTATGGAAACGGACGCAAACGTTTCCACCCAGGAAGGGGAAACGGTGAACTACGGTGAACACGTTCAAAGAGAAGTCAGTCCGATGAACGAGATGGCCGAAAGCGTCGGCAATTTTTTAGGATAG